CGAATCCTCGACCGATTTCCTCATCGACGCTATCAACGATGTGCTCGATGAAGTGTTCGAAGCATCCCGCATGAGGCCGGACCAGATCGACGAGGTACTGCTCTGCGGAGGATCCACCAGGCTCCCCCAGGTGCAGAGGCACCTCAAGAAGTACGGATTCAAGACCATCGTCACCCACCGCGACACCGACCTCGCCGTGGCCAAGGGTGCGGCCATCGTGGCCTCCCTGTACAGCAACGACGACAACAGGATCCGCGACCTCAGCATCTCCGACGTCAACGCACACTCGCTGGGCCTGCTCTCGATCGATCCCAACACCGGGAAGTACCGCAACGAGATCATGATCCCCTGCAATTCCAAGATCCCAATCTCGGTGACCAAACCCTTCCGTCTGGAAGAGGGCAACCTGACCGATCAGGTGGAGGTCTACATGCTCCAGGGCGAGAGCCCGGTCCCCTCCGACTGCACAGTCATCAAGCACGAGGTTATCACGGGATTCATCAACAACGGCAAAGGGGCCGTCATAGACATCACCTACAGCTACAACGAGGACGGGGCAGTCACGGTCACCGCCGCCAGGAACGGAGAGGAACTCCCAGTGATAGAGGAGGCCATCCCGGAGGACAGCTCCTGGATATCCGCCGACCCGTCCGCCAGATGCGGCAACAAACGCGTGTCCAAGAGCATCGCCATCTGCGTGGACCTATCCCGCAGCATGGAGAAGAACCTCCCCGAGGTGAAGAAGGCGATCAACGATTTCGTGATGAGCCTCTCCGGGGAGTTCACCAAATTCACGCTCATCGGTTTCGGGGACAAGGTGAAGGTCCTGTCGGAACTGTCCACCGACGAGGAGGACATCCTCGGGGCGGTGGAGGCCATGAAAATCAACAAACTCGGCAGGGGGACCGACGCCAACCCCCTCGAGATGGTAAGGGAGAAACTGGCATCCGAGAAGGGTGCCAAGATGGCCCTCATCCTCACCGACGGAATCTGGGGCAGGAGGAACGAAGCGGTGGAGGATGCCACCGCCTGCAAACAGGAGATGATCA
The sequence above is a segment of the methanogenic archaeon ISO4-H5 genome. Coding sequences within it:
- a CDS encoding chaperone protein DnaK2 is translated as MRVGIDLGTTYSAVARYNAKTSRTDIIRNKYEKDLTPSVICFMDDGSVLIGDDAKDMQRGGGGCIASVFKVSMGTHAACAELNGRSYTAEELSRLMVRELIRQAEASAGEKIESAVITVPAYFDDLQRSSTRAAAESAGVTVTKIINEPTAAAIYYGYKHSEGKNILVYDLGGGTFDVTIVNVNNSTIDVIATCGNHNLGGKDWDETLLNTICDRFYDEFGEDPRTDIRKRYELLADCEDYKKSLVNYRKATAHVAFGDYVGRYELSVEDFESSTDFLIDAINDVLDEVFEASRMRPDQIDEVLLCGGSTRLPQVQRHLKKYGFKTIVTHRDTDLAVAKGAAIVASLYSNDDNRIRDLSISDVNAHSLGLLSIDPNTGKYRNEIMIPCNSKIPISVTKPFRLEEGNLTDQVEVYMLQGESPVPSDCTVIKHEVITGFINNGKGAVIDITYSYNEDGAVTVTAARNGEELPVIEEAIPEDSSWISADPSARCGNKRVSKSIAICVDLSRSMEKNLPEVKKAINDFVMSLSGEFTKFTLIGFGDKVKVLSELSTDEEDILGAVEAMKINKLGRGTDANPLEMVREKLASEKGAKMALILTDGIWGRRNEAVEDATACKQEMINIVAIGFGEADRSFLKQIATIEEGAMYTTLSNLGKTINTIATAIIDSPTGLVEHFR